GGAAATGTTTGACAGAAGAGGTTCTAAGTATGCTTTTAACTTGAAATAGTTTGTTGGCAATCAGGGCTAAAAAAGCAGAGGCTTTTGGATACTTTACAATGAGCAACATATCCCTTTTTAAGCGCTCGTTTTCCAGAATGACTTTGCAAAGTTTTCCTTTGAAAATAGGATAGGCGCCAATATTTCTCACATGGCTAATAACTATCTGGTTGTATAGTTCATAGAGCCAAGCGCGTTTTAAGTCGAACCAATTGATTGCCCAGAGCGGCTGATCTAGCCGAGCTTCGGGATGAGCGCTGATGATGGAAGCTTTGAGCTTAGTGCCTAGTTCTTGGGTGACGATTTTGTCCTGATTCATAAGTATCTTGCTCTCAAGATTTCAGCTACTTTTGGCACACCTGTTCCTCCTTTTTCCTCAAACAAAAACAGATTGGGTTCATGCGCCACCTGTGGCATGTTGGGATCTATAAGGTACTTAGGAATGTTCGGCCTGGTGTGATGTATAAGACCAGCAGCTGGATATACCGCCAAAGAGGTGCCAACTACCAGGAAGATATCGGCTGACATCGATTCTTCAATAGCTACGTCCATCATGGGCACCATCTCGCCAAACCAAACAATGTGAGGACGTAGCTGTGATCCTTTTTCGCACTTGTCACCAGCGTTTAGTTCCCAACCCTTCATATTGTAGACTAAAGATTCATCCACTGTACTTCTGGATTTGAATAATTCGCCATGCAGATGAAGTACATGAGAGGACCCTGCCTTTTCATGTAGGTTGTCTACGTTTTGAGTGACGATCGTGACTTCAAAGTCCTTCTCCAAATCTGCAAGGGCCAAGTGTCCTTTGTTGGGTTCGGCTGTTAGGGCTTGTTTTCTTCTTTGATTGTAAAAGTCAAGCACCAAATCACGATTGGCCGCCCATCCTTGTGGAGAGGCGACTTCCATCACATCATGACCCTCCCAAAGCCCGTCGGCGTCGCGAAAGGTTCTTATGCCAGACTCGGCACTTATGCCAGCACCGGTGAGTACAACTATCTTTTTCAACTTTTTTTGAGTTAAAGATAACTAAAGCAAGGCATTGGCTTTTGTTTGGATCAGCTGCCAGGATTCTTCTATGTGATTGCGTTGAACATATGTCTGGCCAATGACCATTCGAAGCGCATACTTACCTTTGACTTTAGTATGTGTCAAGTAAGCTTCTCCAGAGCCATTAATAGCTGCTACTAAATTCGCATTCAGTTGATCCAATTGCTTTTCAGCTTGTTCTGTGGTGATCATTCTAAAACAAACCACATTCAATTTGGGCTCAATGACTATTTCAAAATTTGGATGTTCATTGACTTGATCAGCAAACCACTGGGCATAGCTGATATGCTCTCTAAGTCTGGTTTGAATGCCTTCTACTCCAAAATCTCGAATCACGAACCAAAGTTTGAGCGCTCTGAATCTACGGCCCAGCGGCACACCCCAATCTCTGTAATCTTTTACTTGGCCCCGAGTGCTGGTTTTTAGGTACTCAGGCAAAATTTCAAAAGTCTTAATTAAAGCTTCCTCGTCTTGTATAAAATACACGGTGCAATCAAAATTGGTGAACATCCACTTATGCGGATTGAATACAAAACTGTCGGCCTTCTCGATACCAGAAATCATTTCATGGTATTCTGGAAGCATCAGTGCGGTGCCGGCATAGGCTGCATCTATGTGCAGCCAGATATTATATTTTTGACAGATATCTCCAATGGCACTAATTGGATCAATAGCTAGCGTTCCAGTGGTACCCACAGCAGCGACTACGGCACATGGTAGGAAACCATTTTCAAGGTCACTTTTAATAGCAGATTCAAGAGCAGAAGGAATGATCGCCAGGTTTTCATCTACTTCTACTTTAACCAGATTTTCCATGCCGGTGCCTAGTATTTTAACTGCCTTGTCAATAGAAGAGTGAGTTTCCGAAGAGCAGTAGAATCTTATTTTTTGATTGTCAAATCCATTTTGGTTAATGGACCAGTTGGTCTTTTTTTCTCTTGCTGAAATCATGGCAGCCAAGGTGGCTGTGGAGGCGGTGTCCTGGATGCATCCGGTCCACTTTTCAGGAATATTCATCAAAGGCTTGAGCCAATTGATCATGAGTTCTTCCAATTCTGCGGCTGCAGGAGAAGTTTCCCAAATCATACATTGGGCGCCAAGGGTGGTAGTAAGCATTTCTCCAAGCACAGACGGGTAACTCGAATTAGCGGGAAAGTAAGCGTGAAATTTTGGACTTTGCCATTGGGTCATTCCAGGAAGTATGATGGATTCAAAATCCTTAAATACTTGATCAAATGATTCACCTTTAGCCGGAGGTGTGACTGGTAGCTGATTAATCACTTCACCTGGCTTGGCTTGTGATTTTACTGGATAGGATTCTATGTTTTCATAAAAATCGGCCATCCAATCTACTAGTTTGTGTGCTTCCTCCCTGAAGGATTTGTTGTCTAACATAAAATGTTGTTTATATGAATTCAGCTAGGTTATTCCCTCAAAGAAAATAAAGAGTAGCGACAATTGTTTTCTTAATTTCAGGATTAGAATTTTATCTCTTTAAAACTAATTTTATTGGAATATGCTAATGCTTAAGAATGATATGATTGAATGGCATGAATGACCCTCGTCATGTTTTACCCAACTGCCTTCACTTACTTTTACAAAAAAAACGAACAATCATGAGCAAATACTTGTCTGCCAAAGAAGCCCTTGAATATGTCAAATCGAATGACAGAAT
The sequence above is drawn from the Reichenbachiella sp. genome and encodes:
- a CDS encoding NAD-dependent deacylase, with the protein product MKKIVVLTGAGISAESGIRTFRDADGLWEGHDVMEVASPQGWAANRDLVLDFYNQRRKQALTAEPNKGHLALADLEKDFEVTIVTQNVDNLHEKAGSSHVLHLHGELFKSRSTVDESLVYNMKGWELNAGDKCEKGSQLRPHIVWFGEMVPMMDVAIEESMSADIFLVVGTSLAVYPAAGLIHHTRPNIPKYLIDPNMPQVAHEPNLFLFEEKGGTGVPKVAEILRARYL
- a CDS encoding pyridoxal phosphate-dependent decarboxylase family protein gives rise to the protein MLDNKSFREEAHKLVDWMADFYENIESYPVKSQAKPGEVINQLPVTPPAKGESFDQVFKDFESIILPGMTQWQSPKFHAYFPANSSYPSVLGEMLTTTLGAQCMIWETSPAAAELEELMINWLKPLMNIPEKWTGCIQDTASTATLAAMISAREKKTNWSINQNGFDNQKIRFYCSSETHSSIDKAVKILGTGMENLVKVEVDENLAIIPSALESAIKSDLENGFLPCAVVAAVGTTGTLAIDPISAIGDICQKYNIWLHIDAAYAGTALMLPEYHEMISGIEKADSFVFNPHKWMFTNFDCTVYFIQDEEALIKTFEILPEYLKTSTRGQVKDYRDWGVPLGRRFRALKLWFVIRDFGVEGIQTRLREHISYAQWFADQVNEHPNFEIVIEPKLNVVCFRMITTEQAEKQLDQLNANLVAAINGSGEAYLTHTKVKGKYALRMVIGQTYVQRNHIEESWQLIQTKANALL